From Pseudomonas sp. CCI4.2, one genomic window encodes:
- a CDS encoding ATP-binding protein: MNSIRHRTLTLIIGLLLVGLLILTVFNVHDSNHEIAEVYDAQLAQNARLLEGVMRMPLEHIEHEKLYQAFNHALAHAEPRVDGHPYESKIAFQVWDKDGKSVVHTASAPAFINPAQGTGFSDLIDMNKQNWRCFVLIDAEHGLRIWVGERDDVRSDIVNRIVRHTVLPNMIGSLLLIISIWLAIGWGLKPLANFASTLRERHSGSLEPLRLSPLPSELEPMQAALNRLLGQIQDLLSRERRLIADAAHEMRTPLAILRVHAQNVLEARNEEQRRESLSYLIIGVDRTTRLINQLLTIARLEPSPLSVSKKPVDVVNAVRESLVQLTPWVLNKGLELSYECIDQTHEVSVDFAAIDIALHNLITNAVNFSPAGGQVTVGLFFSKNHYWLTVDDQGPGIDEMERERLFEPFYSRGNDQGVGLGLAIVKKVALLVGGEISLDNLASGGLRASLKIPLG, from the coding sequence TTGAATTCGATCCGTCACCGCACCCTGACCCTGATCATCGGCCTGCTGCTGGTGGGCCTACTCATCCTGACCGTCTTCAATGTGCATGACAGCAACCACGAGATTGCCGAAGTATACGATGCCCAACTGGCGCAAAATGCGCGTCTGCTGGAGGGCGTTATGCGCATGCCCTTGGAGCATATTGAACACGAAAAACTTTATCAGGCCTTCAATCATGCGCTGGCCCACGCGGAGCCACGAGTCGACGGGCATCCTTACGAAAGCAAGATTGCCTTTCAAGTGTGGGACAAAGACGGCAAATCGGTGGTGCATACCGCCAGCGCACCGGCCTTTATCAACCCTGCGCAAGGAACCGGCTTCAGCGATTTGATTGACATGAACAAACAGAATTGGCGCTGTTTTGTGCTTATTGATGCAGAGCACGGGCTGCGAATTTGGGTGGGCGAGCGTGATGATGTACGTTCGGACATCGTCAACCGTATCGTTCGTCACACGGTCTTACCCAATATGATCGGCAGCCTGCTGCTGATCATATCTATTTGGCTGGCCATCGGCTGGGGACTCAAACCGCTGGCCAACTTTGCAAGTACCCTCAGGGAGCGTCACTCTGGCTCGTTGGAGCCTTTGCGTCTATCGCCACTGCCGAGCGAACTCGAGCCGATGCAGGCCGCGTTGAATAGGTTACTGGGGCAAATCCAGGACTTACTCAGTCGCGAACGACGATTAATTGCTGACGCAGCCCATGAGATGCGCACACCATTGGCCATTCTCAGGGTTCATGCGCAAAACGTGCTGGAGGCACGTAACGAAGAACAGCGGCGCGAATCGTTGAGCTACCTGATCATTGGTGTCGATCGCACTACCCGATTGATTAATCAACTGCTGACCATCGCCCGCTTGGAACCAAGCCCATTATCCGTCAGCAAAAAGCCTGTGGACGTGGTCAACGCTGTGCGCGAAAGCCTTGTGCAACTGACACCTTGGGTACTGAACAAAGGACTGGAATTGTCCTACGAATGCATCGATCAGACCCACGAGGTAAGCGTCGATTTTGCGGCCATCGACATCGCCCTCCACAACCTCATCACCAATGCCGTCAACTTCTCCCCTGCCGGCGGACAAGTCACCGTGGGCTTATTTTTCTCAAAAAATCACTACTGGCTGACGGTCGACGATCAAGGCCCCGGTATCGACGAGATGGAGCGCGAACGACTGTTTGAGCCCTTCTACAGTCGGGGCAATGATCAGGGGGTCGGGCTTGGGCTGGCTATCGTAAAAAAGGTTGCTCTGCTGGTCGGCGGTGAAATAAGCCTCGACAATTTGGCGTCCGGTGGGCTTCGTGCAAGCTTGAAAATACCGCTTGGTTAA
- a CDS encoding c-type cytochrome yields MSADIHSGTTSGTTNNYRDVRLDATYQYLGTGRHVFTLNSSLIRETQNLGASLAAGLDCPLMTARGMNMLKSKTTTLRYIWMITCLAATGLTPVARAADATAGAKSYDAHCARCHSLANPLKNKKGPGLFGVSGRAAGSVPGYRKYSEAMKTANLTWTPDKLDAYVTNSRAMLPGTTMKFKGISEPKERADLVEFLSKQK; encoded by the coding sequence TTGAGCGCGGATATTCACTCCGGCACAACCTCGGGTACTACTAACAATTATCGCGACGTACGGCTGGACGCCACCTATCAGTACCTAGGTACTGGTCGGCATGTGTTTACCCTCAACAGTAGCTTGATTCGTGAAACCCAGAATCTAGGCGCTTCACTGGCGGCGGGTCTGGACTGCCCTTTAATGACTGCGAGAGGGATGAACATGCTCAAGTCCAAAACGACGACCCTAAGGTATATTTGGATGATTACGTGTCTGGCCGCAACGGGATTGACGCCTGTTGCACGCGCCGCCGACGCGACCGCGGGGGCTAAATCCTACGACGCCCATTGTGCGCGATGCCACAGCCTCGCCAATCCGTTGAAAAACAAGAAAGGTCCTGGGCTTTTCGGCGTCAGCGGGCGGGCTGCGGGTAGCGTTCCTGGCTACCGAAAGTATTCCGAGGCCATGAAGACCGCAAACCTTACATGGACACCGGACAAGCTCGACGCTTACGTGACCAACTCCAGAGCAATGTTGCCGGGCACAACTATGAAGTTTAAGGGCATAAGTGAACCTAAAGAGCGTGCCGATCTGGTGGAGTTCCTCTCGAAGCAAAAGTGA
- a CDS encoding cytochrome b — protein MNNNARYHDLTIAMHWATAIAIFVAVGSVLLREVVEDDNWQSLLIGLHRSMGVSILFLAVVRLLTRLVTNSSGVNAGLSKSVRIVAKAGHSALYFFLLAVPFAGWLLTSAQGEPLTLFGVYDLPALVSKNRDLADQLGDLHETGGWVFIALIGLHISAALWHHFWRKDQVLRSMLLDSPQ, from the coding sequence ATGAATAACAACGCTCGGTATCATGACCTGACCATCGCAATGCACTGGGCGACGGCCATAGCCATCTTTGTCGCCGTAGGTTCTGTACTGCTGCGAGAGGTGGTGGAAGACGATAATTGGCAAAGCTTGTTGATTGGCCTGCATCGCTCCATGGGTGTATCGATTTTGTTTTTGGCGGTTGTTCGACTGCTGACCCGCTTGGTCACCAATTCCAGCGGAGTTAACGCTGGCTTGTCCAAATCCGTTCGCATTGTCGCCAAGGCGGGTCACAGCGCCCTGTATTTTTTTCTGCTGGCCGTGCCATTTGCCGGCTGGCTCCTAACCAGCGCCCAAGGGGAACCCCTCACCCTTTTCGGGGTGTACGACCTGCCGGCGCTGGTCTCTAAAAACCGCGATCTGGCGGACCAGTTAGGCGACCTTCACGAAACCGGTGGCTGGGTCTTTATCGCCTTAATCGGGCTGCACATTAGCGCTGCACTCTGGCACCACTTCTGGCGTAAAGATCAGGTGCTGCGCTCTATGCTTCTTGATTCGCCGCAATGA